Below is a genomic region from Novosphingobium sp. EMRT-2.
TTGCCGTGCCCCAAAAGCGGCGCCCTTCATCGAGCATCCAGTTGCCGTCGAGACCATCAAACCGGCCGCGGTCATCGACCGGCACGATCTTGTCGGTGACGTTGAGCACCGCCGCCCTCAGCGCGAAATTCTCATTGATCGTGAAATTGATGCCGACATCGAAGGTCGTGCTCCCTTCACGGGTGCGGGTGTTGAGCGCGCCGTTGCGGAACCCGCTGAAAGTCTGCTTGCCCGAGTAGTAGCCGAGCACATAGGCCGCGATCTGCTCGGTCGCTTGCCAGTCCAGGCGAACGTTGGCCATGTGCCTGGGCGTCT
It encodes:
- a CDS encoding TonB-dependent receptor domain-containing protein; translated protein: MLLTANYTYTDSVRKGGGEPAFDGSSLDGTPLDKTPRHMANVRLDWQATEQIAAYVLGYYSGKQTFSGFRNGALNTRTREGSTTFDVGINFTINENFALRAAVLNVTDKIVPVDDRGRFDGLDGNWMLDEGRRFWGTATISF